The DNA segment TGGTCGTCGCGACAGCGGAGCTGCCGCTAGCTGCGGCGCACCTTGTGAAGAAGGCGAGGCGGGAGCCCAAGACAtacgaggaggaggcggcggcggcggagccagGCGCCCGGGCCGGGACGATGCGCGAGACCGTGAGCCCCTGCGGCGCGCAGAGCTGCTCCGTGGCGCCGAGGACCCTCGCCGCGCACGGCGAGGCTGACGCTCCTGGCACGGCCACGTCGAAGTTGCCGCGCCCGTCGGTCTGCGCCGCGTGGAGACCCGCGCCTCCGCCTCCACCGTCGCCGGCGCATTTCACCGCCACGACCACACCTGTTATACAAGCACAAAAGGCACGAGCGCGCACGTGCGTGTCACGCTCGGACCCTCAGGCGCCGCGCGTCGGCCTGGCTGACACGACAGGGACAAGTGAGACCAGACCACCAGTGTACGTGTACGTACCGGAGAGGTCGTGTCCCGCGGCGCAGTCGACGGAGCCGCGGAGGCGGAGCGCGGGCGCTGCGCTCTCGCACGGCACCGCGCCGATGAGCGCGACGGCGAGGAGCAGCAGGAGCGCCCCGACGAGGGGAACCCGAGGAGCCATAGGCGATCTGCTTGGACATGGAAGCTGAGGGACTTCTTTTATTGAGATCATGGCGGCCGGCCATCAACCATCATGTAGCGTGGCCACTGGCCAACCAACTTGTCAGCCTCTACACGGGCACTGGCGCTCAGCTGAACTCATCAAGCAACGGCATAAATAGCCAGCTCTGAGCCTCCCAACAAAAGCAGAGGGCGGAAGACAAGTccaccgcggccgcggccgctcgCCAGGCCCTTCGTAGCACCACCAGTCAGCCATTGAAGCATCGGGCCCGTAGGCTGTAGCGTGGAGTAAACACGCCGCTCGTATTTGGACAAGGCACGGTGGGACTGCGAGAGCGTGGGAGATGGTTTTAGTACCACATCGGGACTAGGCAATGTGCCGGTATTATAATACAGTTAAAATTATTTTTTGGGTGCATTTAGGGTCATCAAACGACAAACGTCGACATTAAACTTTCTACTCAAGGGTTGATGAAGACGAGCACTAGCATGGAAGAAGTGGCTTTGGGCTTATAAGCTCGTACATCATCATGATatggcttcacaaagatgaacttGTGATGTCGGCCCATGCAAGCTGAGGGACTTCTTTATTTAAAATTTATATCATATATAAGCTTTAGCATTGTCGACATTTCTTATTCTTATTTCTGCGAAACACAGTACATGTGCAGTTACTCATATATACATACACAAACACTCGCCATACCGTACAACCACAAGCGTCTCACTATCGACAAACACTTCGTCTACCACTGAAAGAGTGGCGttgttaaatcctagaataagtTTTagaatgaaaggatcaagatgcacaagagggaggtgaattgggctaattctaaaattcacttagcccacttcaccccttgtgcctagaatgtgttcctattgttctacTGTACAAAAGTTTTACATCCTATGttttaatcctactctagcatggtaattctaaaatgtaaagacaagaaatgaattgctcaaatgtaaatgcttaaagtaaagagaggagaaggaatacAGCGATGTTtcgccgaggtatcggagagtcgtcactccccactagtcctcgttggagcacccgcgcaagggtgtagctcccccttgatccgcgcaaggatcaagtgctctttacgggctgattcttcgacactccatcgcggtgaatcgcccacaaccgctcacaacttgagttgggtcatccacaagctccgccggatgatcaccaaactcccgatcaccaccaagccgtctaggtgatggcgatcaccaagagtaacaagaacgaactctcacttaaccacaacaagcctaatgagaagggtggatgcacacttgctactctccttgcactaatgaggcattaatcttggattctcaaatctcaatcacctcactaggctcttgctatcCTTTGCACtcttaagggtgtttctcagctgaacaaacaGGCAAGAGACCTTCtttggacgagtggagtaagtatttataccctatCATTAAAACAttacgtttggaggctgagtcgtcactctgcggggtgaccgaacgctccggtcagttatctccgccactgtgtcagaaagagcAGTTAAGTTCTGACCgaactctgacctgcgtccgatcagcattgaccggacgcgctcggtcacgaaaactgctctctgaaaccttactgatgttgaccggacgctggcacccagagtccggtcacttcgcagttcagcgtccggtcggttaCTGGATcctgatcagcgtccgatcagcactgaccagacgcgtccaatcaggaatctccctctatgaaacctctctggagttgaccggactctgtcacccagcgtccggtcacttttcactcagcgtccggtcgaaacCAGACGGCTCcggttgatcaaatgaactgaccggactcacccttcagcgtctggtcacaaccagaccagtgtTCGATCagtcattcacttccaactcgaaatcatatgtgaatgaagtttgctccaattgatcttagggctactctagagctacctagtgctagatttgataagtgtgcaccacatctaactcactagacttgcctaggtcaagctactagtccataccccccttaatagtatggccaaaggaaaaacaaagtca comes from the Miscanthus floridulus cultivar M001 unplaced genomic scaffold, ASM1932011v1 fs_7_1_2, whole genome shotgun sequence genome and includes:
- the LOC136533187 gene encoding uncharacterized protein; translation: MISIKEVPQLPCPSRSPMAPRVPLVGALLLLLAVALIGAVPCESAAPALRLRGSVDCAAGHDLSGVVVAVKCAGDGGGGGAGLHAAQTDGRGNFDVAVPGASASPCAARVLGATEQLCAPQGLTVSRIVPARAPGSAAAASSSYVLGSRLAFFTRCAAASGSSAVATTMAADRDRDHQGNAPREPELRPTPPAVQTPVWPPPFAGWRQQPLNVNAAVSKVPV